The Sedimentisphaera salicampi genome includes a region encoding these proteins:
- the gatB gene encoding Asp-tRNA(Asn)/Glu-tRNA(Gln) amidotransferase subunit GatB — protein MSGIKYKTIVGLEIHVQLKTKTKMFCSCPTGFGGEANTRVCPVCLGMPGTLPVMNRQAYEYSVLAGLALGCDIPRYTKWDRKNYFYPDLPKGYQISQYDLPMSENGTIEIPADEGGTKNVRIIRAHLEEDAGKNSHEAADYSQVDLNRAGTPLLEIVTEPDMNSGAEVRHMATELQRIVQYLGVSEGSMQKGHMRFEPNINLQIEKDGKQYRTAIVEVKNLNSFKALEKSVDYETKRQLNEFMENGSVWENTPKSTRGWDADREITLHQRNKELANDYRYFPDPDLVPVELDEPWFEQIKSRLPELPIEKEKRFISELGLSEYDSSVLTAQREMAEYFENAINSGGSAKRVCNLLTQHGLKRAKEADKCFVEFSIPAEKIAELARMMDDSTVGSSAGEKILDAMIDSGGEPMELAEKMNLIQKSDAGELEGIVKEVFEENPKAVEDAKYGKKPKKSRGFLMGQVMKKSKGQANPKVANEIIAKLLDG, from the coding sequence ATGAGCGGCATAAAATACAAAACGATAGTCGGCCTTGAGATACACGTTCAGCTCAAGACCAAAACAAAGATGTTCTGCAGCTGCCCGACCGGTTTCGGGGGCGAAGCCAACACCAGAGTATGTCCGGTATGCCTCGGTATGCCCGGCACGCTTCCGGTAATGAACAGGCAGGCCTACGAATATTCCGTGCTTGCGGGGCTTGCTCTGGGCTGCGATATCCCCCGATATACGAAGTGGGACAGGAAGAATTATTTCTACCCGGACCTTCCCAAGGGCTATCAGATAAGTCAGTACGACCTTCCTATGAGCGAGAACGGGACGATTGAAATCCCCGCAGACGAGGGGGGCACAAAAAACGTACGGATTATCCGGGCGCATCTGGAAGAAGATGCTGGAAAAAACAGCCATGAAGCCGCCGACTATTCGCAGGTGGACCTCAACCGCGCCGGGACGCCTCTTCTGGAAATCGTAACCGAACCGGATATGAACAGCGGCGCAGAAGTTCGGCATATGGCCACAGAGCTGCAGAGGATTGTTCAGTACCTCGGCGTATCCGAGGGAAGTATGCAGAAGGGGCATATGCGTTTTGAGCCGAATATCAATCTTCAGATTGAAAAAGACGGCAAGCAGTACCGCACAGCTATCGTTGAAGTGAAAAACCTCAACAGCTTCAAGGCCCTCGAAAAGAGCGTGGACTACGAGACAAAACGCCAGCTCAATGAGTTTATGGAAAATGGCAGCGTATGGGAGAATACCCCCAAATCCACAAGAGGCTGGGATGCGGACAGAGAAATAACGCTTCACCAGAGAAACAAGGAACTTGCAAACGACTACCGCTATTTTCCCGATCCGGATTTAGTGCCTGTGGAGCTGGATGAACCGTGGTTTGAACAGATAAAATCCAGGCTTCCGGAGCTGCCGATAGAAAAGGAAAAGCGGTTCATAAGCGAGCTTGGGCTCAGCGAATACGATTCATCTGTGCTCACAGCCCAGCGAGAGATGGCAGAATACTTTGAGAACGCAATAAACAGCGGCGGCTCAGCCAAACGGGTATGCAATCTGCTCACTCAGCACGGTCTCAAGCGGGCGAAAGAGGCCGATAAGTGCTTCGTTGAATTTAGCATACCCGCAGAGAAGATTGCAGAGCTTGCGAGGATGATGGATGATTCCACGGTAGGCTCTTCGGCAGGCGAGAAGATTCTCGATGCGATGATTGATTCGGGAGGCGAACCGATGGAGCTTGCAGAAAAGATGAATCTTATTCAAAAGAGCGATGCCGGTGAGCTTGAAGGGATAGTCAAAGAGGTATTTGAGGAGAATCCCAAGGCCGTGGAAGATGCCAAATACGGCAAAAAGCCAAAGAAATCACGCGGCTTCCTTATGGGGCAGGTGATGAAAAAATCGAAGGGGCAGGCGAATCCGAAGGTGGCAAACGAGATTATAGCCAAACTTCTTGACGGATAA
- a CDS encoding PEP-CTERM sorting domain-containing protein has product MKRFLVTAVFALACIQQAYSAGIIMNIYPEDGDVLATFSGSLDLTRFYDSGSVEYRPGDGSGGDSAANLYPKEPFIVFASSESTGDLTFITDFDSQVTVFGTSELVSASSFSGSTMFLYASDTSIETQQLGFDDADIDENNIVQVSGTAIFENNTISGLGLNPGTYEINDSDFAEGENFTLTITPEPATIALLGLGGAFIRKRRA; this is encoded by the coding sequence ATGAAACGTTTTTTGGTTACTGCCGTTTTTGCTCTTGCTTGCATTCAGCAGGCCTACTCCGCAGGGATAATAATGAATATTTATCCTGAGGACGGGGATGTTTTGGCAACGTTTAGCGGCAGTCTCGATCTTACGAGATTTTATGATTCCGGTTCTGTAGAGTATAGGCCAGGAGATGGATCTGGCGGTGATTCGGCAGCGAATTTATACCCCAAAGAACCTTTTATTGTATTTGCAAGCAGCGAAAGCACAGGCGATTTAACTTTTATTACAGACTTTGACTCACAAGTAACTGTTTTCGGTACAAGCGAATTGGTCTCTGCATCCAGCTTTTCTGGAAGTACTATGTTCTTATACGCCAGTGACACGAGTATTGAAACTCAACAACTTGGGTTTGATGACGCAGACATAGACGAAAACAATATAGTTCAAGTAAGCGGGACAGCAATATTTGAGAACAACACTATTTCCGGACTCGGGCTCAATCCGGGGACATACGAAATAAACGATTCTGATTTCGCAGAAGGCGAAAACTTCACGCTCACAATCACCCCCGAACCTGCAACTATCGCCCTTCTGGGGCTTGGCGGTGCGTTTATCAGAAAACGCAGGGCATAA
- a CDS encoding LamG-like jellyroll fold domain-containing protein, giving the protein MKKLLILTLLGFAATTGLCSTFSSDGNLDFPDEVFTDGILVQAENLGNPTKTLAGMGGDFPWAAYYTNTTQNGVWFDDPVDGAKYDNSYDAEANDVVKNVISSGLQSGWNGSVTITLEDLEAGSDYRIQVLVGPSWSWCGYDLILPVDEDGNSFLDSGGNDGATGATADIIRGTWTAQAAEETVEIDFNDGDGSQGFVMGFVLHKMVPETSTAHNPAPENGAANQETDLTLSWSKALDQETSLPRTDITDHFVYVHTEPNMPAGGLTPTTVADSGGTFTTYSPSGLSLNTDYYWRVDESVNGSAAGDPETITGPWWKFTTKSGAPTVTMQPEPRYYTAPGDDTAITFEHKDVTSFQWYKYVDGVSDTALSDGADYAGTTTDTLTILDTQLADEGDYYCVISGNGPDAQTNNAKVWTERLWAYYQFEGDLTDSSLSGYDLTASQPTYQFGTGLGGGSALETTLEGDNATYYFDPTETLDQYTVMMWAKAADAEAIGDYDAVINNGDFQLGYYNGDVAGVEEISEWFHVALVYDGEFSRVFGNGTLNNENENFEGDFEKIQILHNRAESNTFIGLADEVKIYNYALSDEEIAQEYIDVAGGTTCLYPIQYDVNGDCKITLVDFVQYALEWNNCGLYPASACSE; this is encoded by the coding sequence ATGAAAAAGCTATTAATTTTAACGCTGCTTGGCTTTGCAGCAACGACGGGGCTATGCTCCACATTCAGCTCTGACGGGAATCTGGATTTCCCAGATGAGGTGTTTACCGACGGGATTTTGGTGCAGGCTGAAAATCTGGGCAATCCGACCAAAACGCTGGCAGGAATGGGTGGTGATTTCCCATGGGCTGCATACTACACCAATACAACCCAGAACGGCGTCTGGTTTGATGATCCTGTGGACGGGGCAAAGTATGACAACAGCTACGACGCCGAAGCCAACGATGTAGTTAAGAACGTTATCAGTTCAGGACTGCAATCCGGCTGGAACGGATCTGTAACTATCACACTTGAAGATCTCGAGGCGGGCTCTGATTATCGGATTCAGGTTCTGGTAGGCCCGAGCTGGAGCTGGTGCGGATATGACCTTATCCTCCCTGTTGACGAAGACGGAAACTCGTTTCTGGACTCAGGGGGTAATGATGGTGCCACCGGAGCTACGGCAGATATCATCCGAGGAACTTGGACAGCTCAGGCTGCAGAAGAGACTGTTGAAATCGATTTTAACGACGGCGACGGCTCTCAGGGTTTTGTGATGGGGTTTGTTCTGCATAAGATGGTTCCTGAAACCTCAACAGCTCATAATCCCGCTCCGGAAAATGGCGCAGCAAATCAGGAAACTGATCTTACGTTAAGCTGGAGCAAGGCTCTTGACCAGGAAACAAGCCTGCCGAGAACCGATATCACAGACCACTTTGTCTATGTTCATACAGAGCCTAATATGCCTGCAGGCGGGCTTACACCCACTACAGTTGCCGATTCAGGCGGAACATTTACAACCTATAGCCCCTCTGGCCTTTCCCTAAATACCGACTACTACTGGAGGGTTGATGAATCCGTGAACGGCTCTGCCGCAGGCGATCCTGAAACAATCACAGGCCCTTGGTGGAAATTTACAACCAAATCAGGCGCTCCTACTGTTACAATGCAGCCCGAGCCGAGATACTATACTGCCCCGGGAGATGATACCGCTATAACATTCGAGCACAAAGACGTAACCAGCTTCCAGTGGTACAAGTATGTTGACGGCGTTTCAGATACTGCCCTGTCAGACGGAGCAGACTACGCAGGCACAACCACTGATACTCTCACAATCCTTGATACCCAGCTTGCTGATGAAGGCGATTATTACTGCGTTATCAGCGGAAACGGGCCGGACGCCCAGACAAACAACGCAAAGGTTTGGACGGAACGCCTCTGGGCATACTATCAGTTCGAAGGCGATCTTACAGACAGCTCGCTAAGCGGCTACGACCTTACTGCAAGCCAGCCGACATATCAATTCGGCACAGGCCTCGGGGGCGGATCTGCTCTGGAAACTACTCTGGAAGGCGATAACGCCACGTACTACTTCGACCCAACTGAAACTCTGGATCAATATACAGTGATGATGTGGGCAAAGGCAGCAGATGCTGAGGCGATTGGCGATTACGATGCCGTTATAAACAACGGCGATTTCCAGCTTGGATACTATAACGGCGATGTTGCAGGCGTGGAAGAGATTTCAGAATGGTTCCATGTAGCACTCGTTTACGACGGAGAGTTTTCAAGGGTATTCGGTAACGGAACGCTCAACAACGAAAATGAGAATTTCGAAGGCGATTTTGAAAAGATTCAGATCCTTCACAACCGCGCCGAGAGCAATACCTTTATCGGCCTTGCTGATGAAGTGAAGATCTACAACTATGCCCTAAGCGACGAAGAAATTGCTCAGGAGTATATTGATGTTGCCGGCGGAACGACCTGCCTGTATCCAATTCAGTACGACGTAAACGGCGACTGCAAGATCACCCTCGTTGATTTTGTTCAGTATGCTCTGGAATGGAACAACTGCGGACTGTACCCTGCATCTGCGTGCAGCGAGTAA
- a CDS encoding FecR domain-containing protein gives MDSSNIEKLITLYLINSSELSVQQLEELSNWIEESRENAVYFAKAAYLHRNIHDCLCSSAIAKGLEDTAGFACENNHTEKAGQSELDKIARSEEKQPPLPKKSQNSRQINFKKPEPHKTERRYSKGLLAFAVSGVAAILFLVIYANFIPVQAGKLTQTHNVHFSDDTKIGENNEIYADRYVRIFEGIAEFEFISGTRAVVEGPAEVRLTGKNSAFLSYGKFFAQVPERASGFKIQTQNCDVVDIGTEFGVETGIDGQTTVQMIKGSAQVSSSQIQQSISGTAARSLDKKGEISSTDPDTSKFARKINIGSLGVWRGQSISIADLVCGGDGFGSGKRSSLLPLKDEWKQKMEAGDVSKVQRMPYQVFKEFPENQYVDCIFSSNGESESIKITSKGLKTKALRLSQGDSFWGIAAGREGSNLPVQFNKNFFTVENEEVVVFTANLGFTLDLRRIRNTVRPLKLDGFKSGFDIKPGSEAHESKLDVFVLFDGEPAFSKMEIVPEDKQFELDITIPEDARYLTLALCDGGNSNGGDNGVFMNPEIELKFE, from the coding sequence ATGGACAGCAGTAATATTGAAAAACTCATCACCCTTTATCTCATAAACAGCTCAGAGCTTTCCGTTCAGCAGCTTGAGGAGCTCTCAAATTGGATTGAAGAAAGCAGGGAGAATGCAGTTTATTTTGCGAAAGCCGCATATCTGCACAGAAACATCCACGACTGTTTATGCAGCAGTGCGATAGCTAAAGGCCTTGAGGACACTGCCGGCTTTGCCTGCGAAAACAATCATACAGAGAAAGCAGGGCAGAGCGAGCTGGATAAAATTGCCAGAAGCGAGGAAAAACAGCCGCCACTGCCGAAAAAATCGCAAAATTCTCGTCAGATAAACTTCAAAAAACCTGAGCCTCATAAAACAGAAAGGCGTTATTCAAAGGGCCTCCTTGCCTTTGCGGTATCCGGCGTTGCGGCAATCCTCTTTCTTGTGATATATGCGAATTTCATTCCAGTTCAGGCAGGAAAGCTAACGCAAACCCATAATGTTCACTTCAGCGATGATACCAAGATCGGCGAGAATAATGAGATCTATGCAGACAGATATGTGCGGATTTTCGAGGGGATTGCAGAGTTTGAGTTTATCAGCGGAACGAGGGCTGTTGTAGAAGGGCCTGCTGAGGTTCGCCTTACAGGCAAAAACAGCGCATTTCTCAGCTACGGGAAGTTTTTTGCTCAAGTTCCTGAAAGGGCCAGCGGTTTTAAGATTCAAACTCAAAACTGCGATGTAGTTGACATCGGCACTGAATTCGGTGTTGAAACGGGCATAGACGGACAGACAACTGTTCAGATGATAAAGGGCTCTGCTCAAGTCAGTTCCAGTCAAATCCAGCAGTCTATCAGCGGTACCGCCGCCAGAAGCCTTGATAAGAAGGGCGAAATCTCAAGCACAGATCCGGATACATCAAAATTTGCGAGAAAAATCAATATTGGCAGTCTCGGGGTTTGGAGAGGCCAGAGTATATCGATTGCGGATTTAGTTTGCGGAGGCGACGGCTTTGGTTCCGGAAAAAGATCCAGCCTCTTGCCCCTCAAAGACGAGTGGAAGCAGAAGATGGAGGCAGGGGACGTTTCCAAGGTGCAGAGAATGCCCTATCAGGTTTTCAAAGAATTTCCAGAAAACCAGTACGTTGACTGCATATTCTCATCAAACGGCGAAAGCGAATCTATCAAGATAACTTCCAAAGGCCTTAAAACAAAAGCCCTGAGGCTCTCGCAGGGAGATTCATTTTGGGGCATAGCTGCGGGAAGAGAAGGCTCAAACCTCCCTGTACAGTTTAACAAGAATTTCTTTACAGTGGAGAATGAAGAGGTGGTTGTGTTTACAGCCAATCTGGGATTTACGCTAGACCTTCGCAGGATAAGAAATACGGTGAGGCCTCTCAAGCTTGACGGATTCAAAAGCGGATTTGACATTAAACCGGGCTCAGAAGCCCACGAATCAAAGCTTGATGTGTTTGTTCTCTTCGACGGAGAGCCGGCATTTTCTAAGATGGAGATTGTCCCCGAAGACAAGCAGTTTGAACTGGATATAACTATCCCTGAAGACGCCAGATACCTAACCCTTGCCCTCTGCGACGGCGGAAATTCCAACGGCGGGGATAACGGAGTGTTTATGAATCCTGAAATTGAATTGAAGTTCGAATAG
- a CDS encoding sigma-70 family RNA polymerase sigma factor encodes MKNKAQKSQEELTVLWTRAQSVVAGFISTLVPDFQDADDILQNVAVILVSKFDEYDRNRSFTSWAVGIARNEVLRYYERGKGREKCLSQDAIEQLEKVYCQENENLTSLKTELNRCISKLRGKWKLVVELHYYSGLAPGRIAQKLGMTTNNIYVLMHRIRLALKDCVMKASGMK; translated from the coding sequence ATGAAAAACAAGGCTCAAAAAAGCCAGGAAGAACTTACAGTACTCTGGACCAGAGCCCAAAGCGTTGTAGCGGGATTTATTTCAACTTTGGTGCCTGATTTTCAGGATGCAGATGATATCCTTCAGAATGTGGCTGTTATCCTCGTGAGCAAATTCGACGAGTACGACCGAAACCGCTCTTTTACTTCGTGGGCAGTTGGTATTGCCAGGAATGAGGTGCTTCGGTACTACGAAAGAGGCAAGGGCAGGGAGAAATGCCTCTCGCAGGATGCGATAGAGCAGCTCGAGAAGGTGTACTGTCAGGAAAATGAGAACTTAACCTCTCTTAAGACTGAGCTGAATAGATGCATTTCCAAACTCAGGGGCAAATGGAAACTGGTCGTAGAGCTGCATTACTACAGCGGCCTTGCGCCGGGAAGAATTGCCCAGAAGCTCGGGATGACTACAAACAATATTTACGTTCTGATGCACAGGATCAGGCTTGCTCTGAAAGACTGTGTGATGAAGGCCTCGGGGATGAAGTGA
- a CDS encoding bifunctional homocysteine S-methyltransferase/methylenetetrahydrofolate reductase encodes MPIENLVQKGVVIGDGAFGTMLYQKGVFINACFEELNLTKPDLIREIHTEYAAAGCDFLETNTYAANSIKLAGFGLADKVEEINMRGAELARECAGESLVAGSVGSASTASDAAESDNYLDDVRRAYAEQIAALDKAGVDLLVFETFADVNAMLAALDAAADNTDRKIIATLRPALNWRERGAERIKSALARVAERENVFACGFNCGMGPSDMLELLDETRELTDKPFCIQPNAGLPQNVDGRSIYMCTPEYMAEYSKRMYEKGADIIGGCCGTTPEHISEIAKAVKGVSKADQKARVYSVKASGQDEKLEKPVVPLEERSLVGRKLANNDFLTTVEITPPRSISLESTAEKAEKCRSAGVDAINIPDGPRASFRQSALATAVRIKQAGISPILHVCSRDKNIISLQSDMLAAASMGINDMLFVTGDPPKVGDYPDATGVFDVDAIGMARMARMLNSSRDIAGSEVPDATKMTIGVGVNPGANDFEREIERYKMKVEAGAEYCVTQPVFDLDTFFRFTDAISGYEIPVIAGIWPFTSKRNAEFMANEVPGIVVPKELIDRMGKADNKEDAAKTGIDIARESIEAIRDKIAGLAVSAPFGKVDLAISVIQ; translated from the coding sequence ATGCCAATTGAAAATTTAGTACAGAAGGGCGTTGTAATTGGGGACGGTGCTTTTGGTACGATGCTGTATCAAAAGGGCGTTTTCATCAATGCCTGCTTTGAGGAACTCAACCTCACAAAACCGGATCTAATCAGAGAGATTCATACTGAGTATGCCGCAGCGGGATGTGATTTCCTCGAAACAAACACCTATGCGGCAAACAGCATCAAGCTTGCAGGTTTCGGTCTTGCAGACAAGGTGGAAGAAATAAATATGCGTGGAGCGGAGCTGGCGCGTGAATGTGCGGGCGAATCCCTTGTGGCAGGTTCTGTGGGCTCGGCCTCCACTGCAAGCGATGCCGCAGAGAGCGATAACTACCTTGATGATGTGCGAAGGGCGTATGCAGAGCAGATAGCTGCGCTGGATAAGGCCGGCGTGGATCTTCTGGTTTTCGAAACATTTGCAGATGTAAACGCTATGCTTGCTGCTCTGGATGCCGCTGCTGATAATACAGACAGAAAAATCATCGCTACCCTCCGCCCGGCTTTGAACTGGCGTGAGCGCGGAGCAGAGCGAATTAAATCCGCTCTTGCAAGAGTGGCGGAAAGGGAAAACGTATTCGCCTGCGGCTTCAACTGCGGGATGGGGCCTTCGGATATGCTTGAGCTGCTCGATGAAACCAGAGAGCTTACAGACAAGCCATTCTGCATCCAGCCGAATGCAGGCCTTCCCCAGAACGTTGACGGGCGTAGCATCTATATGTGCACGCCGGAATATATGGCGGAATACTCCAAGCGGATGTATGAGAAAGGCGCCGATATTATAGGCGGCTGCTGCGGAACTACTCCCGAGCATATAAGCGAGATTGCCAAGGCGGTTAAGGGCGTTTCAAAGGCAGACCAGAAGGCAAGGGTGTACAGCGTTAAGGCATCCGGGCAGGATGAAAAGCTCGAAAAGCCCGTTGTTCCTCTCGAAGAGAGAAGCCTTGTGGGCAGGAAGCTTGCGAATAATGATTTTCTAACTACAGTGGAAATCACTCCGCCCAGGTCTATTTCGCTGGAGTCCACTGCGGAGAAGGCCGAAAAGTGCAGGTCTGCCGGGGTGGATGCTATAAATATCCCCGATGGTCCGCGTGCATCATTCAGGCAGTCTGCCCTTGCAACTGCTGTTAGAATAAAGCAGGCCGGCATATCGCCTATCCTCCACGTATGTTCGAGGGATAAGAATATTATTTCGCTTCAGTCTGATATGCTTGCTGCTGCCTCAATGGGCATAAACGATATGCTCTTTGTAACCGGAGACCCCCCGAAGGTGGGCGATTATCCCGATGCAACAGGCGTGTTTGATGTGGATGCTATCGGCATGGCAAGGATGGCAAGAATGCTCAATTCCTCAAGGGATATAGCGGGCAGCGAGGTGCCCGATGCCACAAAAATGACAATCGGCGTGGGCGTGAATCCCGGGGCGAACGATTTCGAGAGAGAAATCGAACGTTACAAAATGAAAGTGGAAGCCGGGGCAGAATACTGCGTTACCCAGCCCGTATTCGACTTGGACACGTTTTTCCGCTTCACAGACGCCATAAGCGGCTACGAGATCCCTGTTATTGCAGGAATATGGCCGTTTACAAGCAAACGGAACGCTGAATTTATGGCAAATGAGGTGCCCGGGATAGTTGTGCCCAAAGAGCTGATAGACAGGATGGGCAAAGCGGACAACAAAGAAGACGCCGCTAAGACAGGAATCGATATAGCCAGAGAATCCATCGAGGCAATACGCGATAAGATTGCAGGCCTTGCCGTGAGCGCACCGTTCGGGAAAGTGGACCTTGCGATTTCTGTAATTCAGTAG
- a CDS encoding LamG-like jellyroll fold domain-containing protein, with protein MKRYIILMMALMLALPAFAATGTFDATKNADLSTLVSTEGAFERAHNMGVLNEGAEIPQMGYISGVPFTVNDENVTLVEPIDYSLPNPNPAQTGYALNVAKSGYQGWKDFRFASEDIDGLEIGAQYRLEVYYMYHWSWDCKTGLTITLPSTGDQYQKREHSNGGQTYLAEQGFVWTTEAADDTNSDGYAEISFQFSGHLGRSHDQDRGHLIGYQIRRIDQNVAGIVSPARDADLVPTDTELHWISTEDNVESYNVYYVDASLSTTNEPNIIDLEGTMENVAYTDGNESLTPASSFDNDTRYFWRVDQVLTGGDVIKGDVWTFTTTPLSPVITDQPDNTTVNPYETATFSVAGDNTTGYQWYKYIEEGEDQMLVDGARFSGTDTSELTISDVIYSDEAQYYCVLTGLAEPPAQTNNASLTVNIDTQGYTSVAEGETGIIETTELDGASYQWFKYVDGVSDIALTDGADYAGTQTYQLSVLDFSTADEAEYYCVITDAVHSSKASGNSELDMKELLAHYKLEADGTDETGSYPLAAEGGDPNSFERFAGNNALHFNGSNYLDNQFASEQTFQNFSVSIWAKTSEVDQPGWTGFFSNDSSSDDFQLECDGGTWEYNGAGGSLVLADVYPDEWIHIVMCCDGAGTDFYVNGVYEGRSGSVANNFGSISVGSNRGRNNLFTGDIDEVKLFNYVLSNEEVIDLTNYDPDANVVECLDRPEFDITGPEGVPDCKQDIYDLRLLMVEWMENNIYPQS; from the coding sequence ATGAAAAGATATATAATTTTAATGATGGCTCTAATGCTGGCTCTGCCCGCTTTTGCGGCTACGGGAACTTTTGATGCAACTAAAAACGCTGATCTATCCACTCTTGTTTCGACTGAAGGTGCATTTGAAAGAGCCCATAATATGGGTGTTCTCAATGAAGGCGCAGAAATACCTCAGATGGGATATATAAGCGGCGTTCCCTTTACAGTGAATGACGAGAATGTAACGTTGGTTGAGCCGATTGATTATTCGCTTCCCAACCCTAACCCTGCGCAGACTGGATACGCACTCAATGTTGCAAAGTCCGGTTATCAAGGCTGGAAAGACTTCAGATTTGCTTCAGAAGACATAGACGGCCTGGAAATCGGCGCACAATACAGGCTTGAAGTGTACTATATGTATCACTGGAGCTGGGATTGTAAAACAGGCCTCACTATTACTCTTCCTTCTACAGGAGATCAGTATCAGAAGAGAGAGCATTCTAACGGCGGCCAGACTTACCTTGCCGAGCAGGGCTTTGTTTGGACAACAGAAGCAGCTGATGATACCAACTCCGACGGATATGCGGAAATCTCTTTCCAATTCAGCGGGCATTTGGGTAGAAGCCACGATCAGGATAGAGGGCATCTGATTGGCTATCAAATCAGAAGAATCGATCAGAATGTTGCAGGAATCGTATCTCCTGCAAGGGATGCTGATCTTGTACCTACCGATACAGAGCTGCACTGGATAAGCACTGAGGATAATGTTGAATCTTACAATGTTTACTACGTTGATGCTTCTCTGAGCACCACAAACGAGCCGAATATTATCGACCTTGAAGGAACAATGGAGAACGTTGCTTACACCGACGGCAACGAATCCCTTACACCTGCCTCCAGCTTTGATAACGACACCAGATACTTCTGGCGAGTTGATCAGGTGCTCACTGGCGGCGATGTTATAAAGGGTGATGTCTGGACATTCACCACAACCCCTCTTTCACCCGTAATAACTGACCAGCCGGATAATACAACGGTTAATCCGTATGAAACGGCAACTTTCTCTGTGGCGGGCGATAATACTACCGGATACCAGTGGTATAAGTACATTGAGGAAGGTGAAGACCAGATGCTCGTTGACGGGGCAAGGTTCTCCGGCACTGACACCTCCGAGCTTACGATCTCAGACGTTATATACTCCGATGAGGCTCAGTACTACTGCGTTCTCACTGGCTTGGCAGAACCTCCAGCCCAGACGAATAACGCCTCGCTCACAGTAAACATCGATACTCAGGGCTACACTAGTGTGGCCGAAGGCGAAACCGGAATAATCGAAACTACAGAGCTCGACGGCGCAAGCTATCAGTGGTTCAAGTATGTTGACGGTGTTTCAGATATTGCCCTCACAGACGGAGCGGACTACGCTGGCACGCAGACCTATCAGCTATCTGTGCTGGATTTCTCAACAGCGGATGAAGCCGAGTATTACTGCGTGATTACCGATGCAGTTCACTCTTCTAAGGCCAGCGGCAATTCTGAGCTCGATATGAAAGAACTGCTCGCTCATTACAAACTCGAGGCAGACGGCACTGATGAAACAGGCAGCTATCCTCTCGCTGCTGAAGGCGGAGACCCGAATTCTTTTGAAAGGTTCGCCGGCAACAACGCCCTCCACTTCAACGGCTCAAACTACCTCGATAATCAGTTTGCCTCAGAGCAGACTTTCCAGAACTTCTCAGTTTCCATCTGGGCCAAGACATCCGAAGTTGATCAGCCTGGCTGGACAGGTTTCTTTAGCAACGACAGCAGCTCAGACGACTTCCAGCTTGAATGCGATGGTGGAACATGGGAATACAACGGAGCTGGCGGAAGCTTAGTTCTAGCCGATGTATATCCTGATGAGTGGATCCATATTGTGATGTGCTGCGACGGTGCAGGCACAGACTTCTACGTAAACGGCGTTTACGAAGGACGTTCTGGATCTGTCGCTAATAATTTCGGCAGTATAAGCGTTGGCTCAAACAGGGGTCGGAATAATTTATTTACAGGCGATATCGACGAGGTTAAGCTCTTCAACTATGTTCTCAGCAACGAAGAAGTTATAGACCTTACAAACTACGATCCTGATGCAAATGTGGTAGAATGTCTCGACAGGCCGGAATTCGATATTACCGGACCTGAAGGAGTTCCTGACTGCAAGCAGGATATCTATGACCTCAGACTGCTTATGGTTGAGTGGATGGAAAACAACATCTATCCGCAAAGCTGA